The DNA sequence AGCCACTTCCTTTCCATTAGGCAAAATCCCCTTATGGACATAACCAAAGCCACCTTGTCCTATGATGTTCTCATTGGCAAATCCTTTGGTGGCAGCTGCTAGTTCCTCATAAGTGAATGTACCACCATTGGCATTGAGCGCAAGAGAAAGGCCTGGTGAGGAAGAACTCATTCCCAATGAGTAATTTGAGCTCATCATTTCACCACTATTCATCATATGTGGTGGTGGTGCACCCCATCCACCACTATGAGGACCCATTCCTCCCATTCCCATTCCCATTcccatttgttgttgttgtatccTCATAACATGGTCACCCCCATGAGGACCTGAATTACCTGCTTGCCAACTAGGGAGAGGGTGTTGCCCACTGTTGTAATAGTTACTCGCTgtgcaaaattattttgtagactgttaattattttagctaaagggggggggggggggggggaaatccaaaattatttgaaaCAATACTACATAGTGTTAATAAAAGAAAGTTCTTGCTCCCAAATACAAACAAGTTTAAGGATTTACTATCAAAGTTCATTATTCTAAGTTCTTccaaaaccatttttttaattaatgacaaAACAATCATTCGCAATATCATATCATGTAAGAGTGTATgatgtcaatatatatatatgatgagcattataattttcgTGTGCTATACTATAGCTTTTATATTTGTTAGttattcattaaatataacTAAGAAGAGTTCTAATGAGACACTCTCTACACTTTTTTaacacaaattttattattaattaaaattatcaaattatatgaaagaaataaaaaatgacccttaaaaaattataattttttaataaatttcaattaataataaacaatatattcaaagaaattaaatgttaaaaatatattactaatatatttttttataaataattagtgTAATATATTCAACCTCTATATATTAAGCTTACACAAACATTTCTTTTCATCATCTATATGTATAGTTATTGAGAAAAATTGACTCCTCTAACTGTCTAGGTTGTCAATGCTCATATGTTTCCAATAGATAAATAGAATTATTAAAAAGGGAAATGTTAATCGGGACTCATAATGTATTGATTGGTTAAAGAACTAagatgagaaaaaataaatttaaatgtataaGATTATgttgttcataattttttttacacttttttgtaatttttacaacaaatatttttctcattttagttctttaatcaaTATATTAATAGTGGTAGTTAATAAAGAGCcttgttaaaattaatgttttagaCAATTGTCACCTTTCCCGTGAGAAGGGTTTGGATAATAATACTTTTGTTTTCGCTTCTTCTTCCTACAACTCCAAATGAAACACACAATGACTAGCACAAGAAGAATGAACCCTACTCCAATCCCAGCTCCCATTGCTACTTTATTGCTACTATCATTGTTTGAACCCAATGATTTCTCATTTGATAATGATTTGTTTGATGAATCTTTTCCTGATGTTGGAGTACTTTGTCCCTCCATCGAAGGAGGGGACACCGAGGAACTTTTGTGTGATTTATTGGAATTATTGGGTGTGGAATTATCGGGAGTGGCGTTATCAGGTGTGGAGTTATGGGGAGCGGATTTATTGGATGTGGAGTTATCGGGTGTGGAATTATCGGGAATGGAGTTATCGGGTGTGGAATTATCAGGAATGGAGTTATTGGGAGTGGCATCATCAGGGGTGGAGTTATCGGGTGAGGAATTATGAGGAGCAGAGTTATGAGGGGAAGACATTGTTAATTTCTCTGGGTTCCGGCGAAATGGTTTATACGTTGAAAACCACAGCAATGTCGCCGGAACACCAGTTTTTTCCCCTACCTCTTTCTTCTCACAATGGTTGAATCCTgccaataatataaataaaaaatcaacaacaaagtagatatttgatttgtaattttaaatgttgTGGGGTGCATTCCAATGCTaaattcaactaataaaaataaaatgaacacaaaaacaagagataTAATCtgttagtaaaattatttttacttcaaaCGTAATTTTacaatgaaatttcaaatataacCTTATTTGTATTAAGTGATATCGACTACATGAATCACAATGTTATTCTTCATACCGTTAAAAACTTAAGTTTCTGATTTACAACTAGATTGTGGGATTTGGGAAGCACAGTTTTGcagaaaaaataaactattacCTGGAAGGAGGCCAAGAAGAATTCTCGAAAAAAGGAAAGGGAAGAAATTATTGCATAGGAAAAGAAATATTGTAATACAAAAGGAACCAACCGTTCCTAGGAATCCTCTCAATGCACCTCCTACAAAGGAGGGCTTCTGCCACCTTTTACTTAGTTTAAGTCATTTATAGACTATACCATTTTTCTGGTTGGTGTTTATTTGATCATCAACAACCATTTTCTGCTTTGAGGACTCATTTAACAGAACAAATATTAACCAGAAATAGCCTCTAACCTtgaaatatattcatttatatatgaatgctttataacattttaatcactaattttttttttttacataaaacttcgCTACTTATTTTAGATATGTTGTTTAGATAAATAAACATTAATGGAAAATTATTTTACCtattatcatatcatatcatatcatatagtTATGAACATTATTAACTTGAAGAAAAAATGAGTGGTTAATGAACAAAAATACTATTCAACCTGAGGTTTTGCTAATTTCCCAGTGCCCATATAAGGTaatgcattttttatattaactctatatttttcaatgtttttgttAGTCTTTACCCACTACTCAAATTTTCGAATTCCTAATCTATCCATCATGTAGTTGTCACTTGTCATTGTTCCCTTGACCAGTATTATATATTTGCTCTCAATTTTAtggtttattatatatatatatatatatatatatatatatatatatattctcttccatttcatttcaattccatcttctttctattattttatcatattttttttattgtattcacTATTCACTCTAATGACTCCGTgtagttttgattcgcaccacATGACCTCAAAGAAATTTGTTGATGTTTTCATGTTGGACATATTAAAATGAGATAACGCAGCAGCGTAACTTGAGCTAATTAccatttttattctttgtttgaaaagttaaaaatcaattggaaaaAAATGTCAATTCTTCAGGATTTTATTTTAGCATTTGCTCAAAAACAAGCAATTTAAATCATTCTTATTAATTTGCCTTTATAAAAGATTTACTTATTACATTTTTCGTTATTGGTCATAGAAATTACATTATAACTCGAAACACATTTCGATATTTAATTTAGGAAGTTCTTCATTTATCTACTAGATCTAAATTGTTTAAGAATTTAGTTAATAtctatcaaaaaatattttccgtTTGATATCTATCAAATAATATCAAACAATGAATTAAATGATTGACTAAGAATTTATCTACTAGATCTAAATTATAACTGcaatcattatttattacattaaatttgttataatactttaaaatcttatatgTATTTGTCTTTGTAAATAGAAACGGATAAGAATTTTCCTTGCTAAAATTTATAACTAagaattgttaattttattttgatgattcaCTTGTGATACtcttaaacttaaatttttccGTGGACCAAAACctcttttttttacacaaaggaCCAAAAcctcttaattattataaaaatatgctTTTAATGTAGATAGaaaatgaatgatttttttcttctttttctcagcTTCTCTGAATCTCTATAAATTATTCTAGAGTTGTCAAATGGGATGACTCGGCCTGACAAAGGATGAAAAACAGGCTAGCCTGACCTACTGGCTAAATTagccattttattattttatataattaaaaaattcattcaattcAAGTTACACAACccaaaaatgtgaaaattaaatttaatggcATTCGATTCATCTCACTGTCTATTTGCAACCGAGGGCCCCATTACACGGCAGTTGACTACTCCCACACGGGACCAAGTTTTGCACATtgttatcaaaattataaatgtgaGGCAGAAACTGAACAATTCCACGTAACAAGAGGCAATAATTTATGAACTAGCCACGTCACATTACAATAGGCACCAAAGTTGATCGATTGAAATCATTTTCATCATAAGAAAACTATCTACAAGTGTTTTTACAagcttttccttttttctcccACCAAAAAAGTACTCCAATAAACTAGaggattttttaaaagaaaaaaattttgaaaaggtTCCCACCCTTTCCCTCCAGACACCAGTTCCTTTACAAGCCAACACCAGACCAACATCGAGCACATGACTGAGCGGTAAACCTCTGATAACTgccatttgaatattttaatagaGTAACGGCTATATGTGAAAGGCAAGAGGGAAAAAACACTAACGACTTTTTGAACTAAACATATTTCCACCCAACatacaattcttttttttccctaaTATGTCCTCTGTTCATGAGAGAGCTAAATTCCTAAAAACTAACCATCGTTCTTCTATCTAAACTGAGGAGGTTTCCCTGCTTCCAACACATGGAAGCCTGAAACAGAACAACAACATGATATATTAGAACACGTCGTCAATGATGCTTCTTGGGTGACTTCGTGAATGCTAccacatcttcatcatcatcattgtcactgtcctcgtcctcttcatcatcatcccTCTTCCTCTTAAGGTGGGAAGATTCAGGAGGAGGCAACACCTGAACATCATCCTCATCGTCGTCATCAACTTCATCCTTCTCTTCACCATCATCATTTCCACCATCTACATCAGCAACTGCAGCATTGACAGCATCAGACTGTCCAACTGGCTGAACAAGATACCCAGCACCATAGTCTTCTTCCTGTGATTACAGCAAAAATtctataatttcattaaaaagcTGAGACAAACTCGACAATCAGGAAAAACAgcagaaaataaaacaacagtGAAAAGAAATTTTCATGATATTTATAACAAGCTTAACCAAATAACCAAGGgtaatttcttatttcttatgtTTTAGAAAACCAACTCAAAGTCATCACAGAGAACATGGATACATTCTATGTTCTATACTTAAAATTTCATTACCAGCCAAATCAAAGTTTTATTGCAAAATCCAGGTATTATCACAGtttaggacaaaaaaaaaacaaagcagggaaaaatcaaaaactaaaatgattatCATTCCGGACTCCTGTCTAGAGTATCATAGCACAAAAATAACCAGACCAtgacaatatattattatttagcaTCTTGGTTTACAACCAAAATAAGCTTACAAAAGCATCAGAGCAGAAGCAGCACATGGAACAACAAAATCTCACGAAACACTAATCAAGCAAATGATCCATGTCCCCATCGTAGAACATCAAAATCCTaacctaaaaaaataactttggaAGACAACAAACATATTACAACAAAACATATTAAGACCCATAAAAAAAGGATGGGCATTACAATCCTGAAGTTATCAAAATCAACATTCAAAAAAATTGGGACTGCCACATGTCATTGAAGAGAATAAGAATACTAAAGAAAACACAACAGATTTCCTACAATCAAAAAGAGGAATTTCAACGAATATACAAAggatctgcaaaaaaaaaaaaaacaaattctgaAGCTTTcttacagaaaaataaaaaatataaaactaacttATTAACACCCATCATtaagaatatcaaaataatttattagcaTCCAAAACCAAAATTGCAGCTTATACTGCTATGCTGTTCCTGGTATCTGCAAAAGAATTCATTTTCATCTCAATTCCTGCATTAGATAAATACTTCAATGATGAAAAAGGCACTGGCAGTTAGACAAAATGCTTCATAAGTTCCATTTAAGAGACAACAATTACAGGATATCAAAACAGCAGCACACAATAACATGCAAACTGTTCCTCAGATAAGATAGTGACAAATAGTTGAATTAGAATATTCAAAATCACTGATAGTTATCACTGGCTGGGTGCAGAACACAAAATATCACAAAGCCCATCCATGCAAAAAGGGCAAGCAAAaaatcaagactattaattttaaatacaaaacatACAGGACACAAGTCGTCTAAATACCACACACAAGTAACATATgatgcaaataaaataaatcaaaccaACAAAAGTTCAAATCTATTTAACAAGAAGCATCAGTCAACAAAATTTCATGAATATGAAGAGCAACCAAAACCGGATCTCCTCTAGAGCAATCTGACAACAACAAAACATCACACCAAACAGAAACTATTAGCACAAAAAATACACAAGTAAATAAGCATGCATTAAACAAAAATCACAAGTCAAAAGGGTTATCTCACTTCATCGTCATCTTCAAAGTCTCCATCATCTTCAACCCCAATCTCATCCTCCCCAGTCTCCCCATTATCATCCTCATCCCCATCCTCTTCCCCCTGCTCATGCCCATCAATCTCACCCTCAGTACTCGTCAACCTCCCGGTTCTCTCAGGCTCCACAAAATCACCCTCGTCGTTATCCACCTCTTCTTCCTCATCGTCGTCCTCATCATCATCGTCCTCATCATACTCCTCCACTCCATCCTCATCATCACTATCCTCAATCTCATGAACCTCCaccacatcatcatcatccccCTCCTCCTCATCAATCTCCTCACCAGAATCATCCTCATCATCTTCCTCCTCAACATCGTCCCCCTCCACTGGCGCAACCCCAAGACCATTCTCCCGATGGCCCTCTCCATTAACAACCATCCGCCTCGACGACTCCGTCTCCTCCTCATCCGCGTCACTCTCCTCCTCATCATCAGCATCGACAACGCCATCAGCACCCTCACTGTGCCCATTGTTAATCCCAAAGGGCCGATCCTCCTCACCGCCGTCAATCTCGCCGCTCCCAGGGTcatcctcttcctcctcctcctcctcatccTCCTCCTCGTCGTCACTCTCGGGCCTCTCGTTCTCCTCCGCGTCCATCTTGTCCAAGTACTTCAACGACTTGATCAACCCGAAAACCCTAGATCGATAGTCCTTCACGCGCGTCACGGGGCACTCGTACAGATCCAGCGACACCAGCTTCAACTGCGCGAGCGGCGCGAGATCCTCAATGTACTGAATCCGATTGTTCGACAAATCGAGGTCGCGAAGCGAATCGAGCCCGGCCTGCACGAGAAATTCGAGCCCGGAGGCGATCCGGTTGTCGGAGAGGTTCAGCTTCTGCAGGTTCCTCAGCCGGGGAAACTGCTCCAGCGACGAAACGCCGACGTTTGCTATTGAGAGGTGCTGCAGGTTCTGGAACCGCTCCAGAAGGCTAGGCGGGGGTAACCGCCCCTGGACGCACTTAACGGCGCCGTCTAGGGTTAGCGTCCGCGCGGCCGCGTGGTCTTTCTCGCCGTCCAACGCCGTTTCCACAGCCCTCTCCCAGATCTCGTCCATCAAATACGATATCCTATGTCTCATGCAAAACGACACCGTCTTAAAGGCCAACGCTTCTTAAGTATCGGCTCCGTTAACCCGGTGCGAGcgaacatacacaacacacCAAACGTGTTTTTTGTTTCGGAATTGGATTGAATAAAAAACAGAAATCCCGAGTTGCGGTGATGATGGTTTTTGGAGAGTTTTTTAGGTTTGAGTTTCTCTCTCTaaagttttcttttataatttctcTCTCAACAAGGAGAATGGGGGGATAAACCTCTTTGTGACTGGGCAAACGGGCTCGAGGTTTGGGTCTGACCTAGGGTTCAGGTGGGCTGAGCCTTTGTGGTTCGGGGAGTTTTGTCCTGTAGCGAATGGGACCGTTGGATTGGGAGCGACGGGGATCGGTGACGTGGAGGGAATGGACGGATGAGATTGGGGGTTTCTGTGTTAGTTTTCGAGAACGGTGAAGCGCGTATTGGACTGGCCATTTTCGAACACGTCATGGATTATGTAAATATCGGAAAAAGGATTGATATTTGCATCTCTTTTGGGACGGGATTTACCGAAATGCCACGCCATGCGGAGTTTGAACTGCTTGAACCGGATATCCACGAAATAATTTATGACTTTCCAAATTCCAATTCCCAATTGCATAGTAGATtaaatttaaggaaaaatatatattgttagtactacattttattaaaaaaaaaggtctaAAACTATGAGTAAATATTATTGCACTAACTATGGAAAgagaattatatatttaataaaggtttaaatatattttaatttggaatACGTTTGGATTtagctttttaattttaaaattgattttttagttGTTATAATTCGGAATAAGGTCGgatcatttgaattaattttaaattttctaaaaatgaatttgaaataagagataaaaataatcataaattttttattttgcaactAATTACTCTGACAAATTGACATTGATATGATTCTCGTTATTTACAAAACCACAATGGAAAGCAAAAatgaacaatttaaattttaggatATTGAGATTTGATATCCTATGTATATTAACAAATAGAGTTTGGCACTTGGCTTCGTCCAAGCATATAGGAAGTCTGAATATGTTATCAATtgcatttaattatatatatatatatatatatatatatatatatatacgcacataaataataattttaattttatatatatatatatgcacataaataataattttaataatatgtcaACAAGTTGGATTTgtgagattaaaatttaaaatgtattacCTAAATAGGAACCCACCCAACCTTATTTACTTGCTTTTACGAGGATATTTATGAAACTAAAACTGAAATATACTTAAGTGGATCTTTCCTTAGGGGTAGGTAAGCGACCTAGTCCACTGTATAAGTTTGCATTAGCAATGAACTGAGTCAATCCGCCCCGTATTCTTACACGGACCAAATAAATTGATTTGTGACGCGGGTCAAATGAACCGGTCCGTGGgcctaattttaaaagaatttcaattttagtaaaaatacaacacaatcaaattaaattcaatacaaatgtaaataaaatcttaacaattagtcaattacatcaataaaataaacaatatcttaacaaaacaaaatacaagcaataaatctaaaatatgaaacttaaacatcttcaacaacaaatgatttcatatttgaagtaATAAAATTCAAATGCGGACAACCCACGAGCCAAACCCGCATAGTTCACAAGTTGAGCGGACGgcccaaaaatatgacataaccatggaccgtttaaaaaaattggtccgtTACCCGCGCGGACTACAGGCCCCGTGGATCAGTCCATGGACCTGAATCCGTTTACCCACCCCTATCTTTCAAGCTCTAATTTACTAGCACTCACATTGTGATGATTATGAAATTGACTGCAAAATTTGAAAGAATCACAACCtactaaaatacataatttcccAATTTATGAAGGCATGAAAATCCGAGTATGACTTCGCCTTTCTCAACTTTTGGTAACATGACCCTTTTCCTTTTGAAGTAAATCAGACCTTTTGGTTGCTCCACATTCTAATCTCTAAGCACGTTCGGAGGTTGCTCCTTTGCCTTTCTCAACTTCCTTGAGATTCTTACTAAGTTTCCGTGCTCTCTGAAATAGTAAATAAGGCAGTCAGAATACCACAGTACACGCATTAGAAGCTCAGAAACTATCTGGCTTGAAAGCTTAAATAGATAACAAATTTATGTTTCAGTTGATACATATTTTACTAACGATTACTAAAATGCTATGTTATTTACATTCTTTTCCTGCTTTCGCAATTttgttaaagaaatataaaacatttctAACCATAACAAAATATTGTTTTCATCATACCCTTCAGAAAATCATGATACAGAAACAAGCCCAGAAATCTACTAAATCAAATAATGTACCTTTCCTTACCACCCCGAAAAAtgtaaacaaagaaagaaaaacactaAACCAACTTACCAAGAACATTAATACTTACAAGTGGAtttaattctaatttataaGCCATACCCAGACTTTCGTGTATCTATGATCCCCATGTTGTGCATACAAATAAGTTCAGACCTAAAACTAACTATCTGATAGAAAAATGTGAAATAATACTCTAATGATGAATGTCCTCAACAAATTCAGACAAGGAAGGACAGCTAATTTACATTACAATATCACCCAGATTATGCAGGCtaccctggtgcagcggtaaagttgtgccttggtgacttgttggtcatgggttcgaatccggaaacagcctctttgcatatgcaagggtaagactgcgtacaatatccctcccccatatcttcgcatagcgaagagcctctgggcaatggggtacgaagttttttatcACCCAGATTATGCAGGCTACCCTactttacaattataatttaCTGTCTGTTTTCTGTAAACACTTTCACCCTTgagagttttttctttttaccctTGAGAGTCCTTATGATCACACTACCTAAATTAACCagcaataa is a window from the Glycine max cultivar Williams 82 chromosome 2, Glycine_max_v4.0, whole genome shotgun sequence genome containing:
- the LOC100809629 gene encoding acidic leucine-rich nuclear phosphoprotein 32-related protein isoform X1, with protein sequence MRHRISYLMDEIWERAVETALDGEKDHAAARTLTLDGAVKCVQGRLPPPSLLERFQNLQHLSIANVGVSSLEQFPRLRNLQKLNLSDNRIASGLEFLVQAGLDSLRDLDLSNNRIQYIEDLAPLAQLKLVSLDLYECPVTRVKDYRSRVFGLIKSLKYLDKMDAEENERPESDDEEEDEEEEEEEDDPGSGEIDGGEEDRPFGINNGHSEGADGVVDADDEEESDADEEETESSRRMVVNGEGHRENGLGVAPVEGDDVEEEDDEDDSGEEIDEEEGDDDDVVEVHEIEDSDDEDGVEEYDEDDDDEDDDEEEEVDNDEGDFVEPERTGRLTSTEGEIDGHEQGEEDGDEDDNGETGEDEIGVEDDGDFEDDDEEEDYGAGYLVQPVGQSDAVNAAVADVDGGNDDGEEKDEVDDDDEDDVQVLPPPESSHLKRKRDDDEEDEDSDNDDDEDVVAFTKSPKKHH
- the LOC100809629 gene encoding acidic leucine-rich nuclear phosphoprotein 32-related protein isoform X2 produces the protein MRHRISYLMDEIWERAVETALDGEKDHAAARTLTLDGAVKCVQGRLPPPSLLERFQNLQHLSIANVGVSSLEQFPRLRNLQKLNLSDNRIASGLEFLVQAGLDSLRDLDLSNNRIQYIEDLAPLAQLKLVSLDLYECPVTRVKDYRSRVFGLIKSLKYLDKMDAEENERPESDDEEEDEEEEEEEDDPGSGEIDGGEEDRPFGINNGHSEGADGVVDADDEEESDADEEETESSRRMVVNGEGHRENGLGVAPVEGDDVEEEDDEDDSGEEIDEEEGDDDDVVEVHEIEDSDDEDGVEEYDEDDDDEDDDEEEEVDNDEGDFVEPERTGRLTSTEGEIDGHEQGEEDGDEDDNGETGEDEIGVEDDGDFEDDDENFCCNHRKKTMVLGILFSQLDSLMLSMLQLLM